A single window of Betta splendens chromosome 11, fBetSpl5.4, whole genome shotgun sequence DNA harbors:
- the tmem65 gene encoding transmembrane protein 65: MLRFCLRGALRAAPHAAPAPGPTPTVPAAPSCWMGTHGRNEPREPLNSPKRAKEFIYRLHPNERSCLLRELQSFESIAIAQETLEPSPPTAAQIRYVLFHNAIPFVGFGFLDNAIMIAAGTQIELSIGVTLGISTMAAAALGNLVSDLAGLGLAGYVEALASRLGMQVPDLTPKQVDMWQTRLSSHMGKAIGVSIGCILGMFPLLFLDDDKEKDAQSGSEAASRSS; encoded by the exons ATGCTCCGGTTCTGCCTGCGAGGAGCCCTGCGAGCGGCTCCACAcgcggcaccggcaccgggacCGACGCCCACGGTGCCGGCAGCGCCGAGCTGCTGGATGGGGACACACGGGAGGAACGAGCCGAGGGAGCCGCTGAACTCCCCCAAGAGAGCGAAGGAGTTCATCTACCGGCTGCACCCGAACGAGAGGTCGTGTCTGCTGCGCGAGCTGCAGAGCTTCGAGTCCATAGCGATCGCTCAAG AGACCCTGGAGCCGTCGCCGCCGACCGCCGCCCAGATCAGATACG TTTTGTTCCACAACGCCATCCCCTTCGTTGGATTTGGTTTCCTCGACAACGCCATCATGATCGCAGCA GGGACGCAGATCGAGCTGTCCATCGGGGTCACGCTGGGGATCTCCACCATGGCCG CGGCGGCTCTGGGGAACCTGGTCTCAGATCTGGCAGGTCTCGG CCTTGCAGGTTACGTGGAGGCTCTGGCCTCCAGACTGGGGATGCAGGTTCCGGATCTGACGCCCAAGCAGGTGGACATGTGGCAGACCCGGCTCAGCTCCCACATG GGCAAGGCCATCGGCGTGTCCATCGGCTGCATCCTGGGAATGTTCCCGCTGCTTTTCCTGGACGACGACAAGGAGAAAGACGCACAAAGCGGCAGCGAGGCGGCCTCGCGCTCCTCCTAG